In the Sinomonas cyclohexanicum genome, CCTACTCCGTCGGGTGGACTGCGTGGCTCGACATCGCCGCGCACGGAGTGACGAAGGCCAGCGGGCTCGAGCACGTGCGTAGCCTCCTCGGCGTGGACCGCGCTGACACGGTGTGCATCGGCGATGGCCGCAACGACATCGAGATGCTCCAGTGGGCCGGCCGCGGCGTCGCCATGGGCCAGGCGCCGGCCGAGGTCAAGGCCGCCGCGAACGAGGTCACTGCACCCGTCGAGGAGGACGGTGCCGCCGCGATCCTCCGGTCGCTGCTGTAGGCGCCCACCCACGATGGCGGCCCCTCGCCGCTGCTGGATCCCATGCGGTCGGTTGCGGGGTTCTGTCCGGTCAGTGAGCCGCGTCGAGCAGCCCGAGAAGCCGCGTGGCGGCCGGCCGGGCGGCCCATTCTTCGGGCCAGTGCGCGCGGGCGATCGCCTTTGACACCGCCTGGGTCGTGATGCCGAGGGCCTCCGCCACGGCCTTCTGCTGCCCCCGGACCCCCGGAGTCAGGAGGTCCAGTACCCGCCATTCCGCCGTGGTGCGTTTCACGATGGCGAGCCCGAGCAGGCGAAGCACCCCCTCGGCGTCGTGCGCGAGGGCAGCGTCCGGGCCCTCGACCGCGATCGCAGGCCCCTCGCCGCTCGCCTGGGCGCGCTCGACGGCGCGCCGCGAGTGTGCGAGCGCTGGCCCGCGGGCGTCGGCGACGCCGAGCGGCAGCGGTTCGTCGAGGCGCCCGACGCCGATTCCGACGTTCCAGCGCACGTCCCCGCACGCGTCGGGCCGCAGGGCGGTGAGGGCGGCGTCGACGGCGGGACCGGGGGCAGTGAAGATGGCCTGCGCCTCGTCGCCGACGGTCCGGTCGAACGGCACGTCCGGCTGCAGCCGGGCGAGGGCCCTGAGGAGTTCGGGGACGCGGTCCCCGGCGGCGCGGTCGCGCTGGTTGATCGTGACCGTGTACATGGCGAGAGCCTAGCGGCGGCGTCCCGCGGAGGGCGAGAGGTGGCCGCCGAACATGCGAGAGGTGGCCACTCGACGGGTCAGATCGTCGAGTGGCCACCTCTTCACTGCTGAGCGGCCAGCTTGGCAGCCGGTGTCCCTGCGGTCAGGCTCCGTGGTGTCAGTGGGCGTCGCCGAAGCGCTTGATGGACGCCTCGAGCTCGGCCTCGGCGGCGGCGCGGTCGGCCCAGCCGGCCGGCTTGACCCACTTGCCCGGCTCGAGGTCCTTGTACCGCGAGAAGAAGTGCTCGATCTCCTTGATGAGCCACTCGTCGAGGTCGGAGGCCTCCTGGATGTGGTCGAACCGCTTGTCGGCGGGGACGCACACGAGCTTGGCGTCGCCGCCGGACTCGTCCTCCATGTTGAAGATCGCGATCGGGCGGGCCTCGAGGACGATGCCCGGGAACAGGTCGACGTCCGGGTACCAGACGAGCGCGTCGAGCGGGTCGCCGTCCTCGCCGAGGGTGTTGTCGAAGAACCCATAGTGGGTCGGGTACTGCATCGAGGTGAACAGCACGCGGTCGAGGCGGACGCGGCCCGTCTCGTGGTCCACCTCGTACTTCACGCGCGAGCCGCGCGGGATCTCGATCGTCACATCGTGCTTCATGGTGCTCCTTGCCTGGCCCGGACGGGCCGGATGGCGGTCGGTTGGCGGCCGTCCGGCCCAGCTCACAGGGGCGGGCCGCGGCGGCGACTACCATGAAGGATATCTGCCCCGGGGTCCTCGATCTCCGTCCCGAGGCCACAGCACCCGAGGACGGAGCGCTTCATGACATCCGAGCGCGGCGGCCGCACGCTCCGCGGGAGCCTGTGGGCGCTCATCGCGTCCGCGCTGGCCGTGGCGGTGCTCGCAGCGGTCGGGATGCTCTCCTCGGGCGCGGCCACTGACGTGCACGGCCAGCTCTTCCCCGACCCCACGCCCACGGCGACGACCCCCGCGTGGCTCGTGCCGCCGTCGTCCGCCCCGTCCCTCGCGGGCGCCACGCCGCTCTCCACCACCGCCCCGGAGCCCGACTCCGCGGCCCTGTCCAAGGAGCTCGACGCCCGGCTCGTCCCCGGCTCCGGCAGCGTCGCGGGCACGGTCCTCGACGGCGC is a window encoding:
- a CDS encoding SatD family protein; its protein translation is MYTVTINQRDRAAGDRVPELLRALARLQPDVPFDRTVGDEAQAIFTAPGPAVDAALTALRPDACGDVRWNVGIGVGRLDEPLPLGVADARGPALAHSRRAVERAQASGEGPAIAVEGPDAALAHDAEGVLRLLGLAIVKRTTAEWRVLDLLTPGVRGQQKAVAEALGITTQAVSKAIARAHWPEEWAARPAATRLLGLLDAAH
- a CDS encoding inorganic diphosphatase — protein: MKHDVTIEIPRGSRVKYEVDHETGRVRLDRVLFTSMQYPTHYGFFDNTLGEDGDPLDALVWYPDVDLFPGIVLEARPIAIFNMEDESGGDAKLVCVPADKRFDHIQEASDLDEWLIKEIEHFFSRYKDLEPGKWVKPAGWADRAAAEAELEASIKRFGDAH